In bacterium (Candidatus Blackallbacteria) CG13_big_fil_rev_8_21_14_2_50_49_14, the genomic stretch AAAATGGTATCGCAGCTATTTTGGCAACCCAGATTTTTATTTTGATGTTGGCCCGGATCGCTTTGTAATCTTAAATAATGCAAATGCTGCTCTCAAACCCGAGCAAATTCAATGGCTAGATCAGGTATTACAACGTCCCCGGCGCTATAAGTTTTTACTGATGCATTATCCACCGCAGAATTTGATTTGGTTTTATGCCTTTTCCGAAGGTGCCAATCGCTTGCGTGAGGTCGTTACCCGTCACCACGTGAATTATGTGTTTATGGGGCATATCCATATTTACGATCAGTTGATTCAGGATGGGGTGCATTGGCTGATCTCAGGGGGGGCTGGTGCGCCGCTTTACCGCATGCCCTTGTATTATTCCCCCCAAGGAGGGGCCTATTCGCATTATGTGGTCATGGATATCAGCCCTGAGGGGATACGGGAGACGCTTCGTCCTCTGAATTGAGTTGAAAGAGCAAGAGCTTTTGACCGCGTGTGACAGGTGAATCTGCGTCTACAAAACATTGAATTATTTTTCCTGAGCCGGGTGCCAGGAGGGCGGTTTCCATTTTCATGGACTCAAGGATCAAGAGTGTCTCGCCTTCATTCACCACTTTGCCAATTTCAGCCACGATTTTCAAAACCCGTCCCGGCATTTGGGCGTGAAAATCTTGGGTATCTTTCGTCTGCGGGGGCTGGACGCGCAGGCGTGCCAGAGGTTCGAGGCTTAAATTGCCCCAACTGGGGTGGTAGAGCCACAGTCTCTGATCCTGAAAACAATAGCGGACATGAAACCTCTCATTCTGATATTCGAAAGTGAGCGTTTCTGAGTCAAAACCTAAAATTTCGAAGATTTCAGTGCTTTGATCTTTCAAATATTCCATGCGCTGGTTGCCCAGATCGCGGTAAGTAAGTGCAATTTCTTTTTCATGGTAGCGAAAAAATTCGTGTTGAGCCGCTCCTTTCAAATTGCGCCAGCCTTTGGGCAGACCCAGGAGGTGCAGGGGGGAGAGCAGGCGTGAATTCAATCGCCAGATCAAGGCTGCCATCCAAAGGGCTTCGGGTAAGCGGGAGGGGAAGGTCTTGCTTTCCAGCCAGCGTGTATGCAGGTTCCCGCTCTGAAACTCAGGATCAGAGCAGACTGCCTCCAAAAATTGAAGATTGGTTGAAACACCCAAAGCCCTTGTTTTGCGCAGGGCTGCTTTCATTTGAGCAAGGGCTTGCTCTCGATTGTCTGCGTGGCTGATCATTTTTGCCAGCAAAGAATCATACCAAGAACTGATGACTTGTCCGGCTTGAATGCCATTTTCAATCCGAAGCTGACCAGGCAATTCCCAAACTTTCATCTGGCCCGTTGCGGGGCAGAAATCTGCTTGTGCATCTTCTGCACAAATTCTGACCTCCAGGGCATGGCCCTTCAGTTGAACTTCAGCCTGGCTCAAAGGCAGAGGCTCACCTTGGGCCAGACGGATTTGCCATTGCACCAGATCCAAGCCTGTGATGGCCTCCGTGACCGGGTGTTCAACCTGAATACGCGGATTGACCTCTAAAAAATAATAGTGATCTTCAGAATCGAGGATAAACTCGATCGTGCCAGCCCCCACATAGTGTAGTAAACGGGCGAGTTTCAGTGCGGATTCACCCATGGCTTCTCTTAATTTGGGATGAAAATGAGGGGCAGGGGCTTCTTCGATGATTTTCTGGTATCGTCTCTGAATCGAACATTCTCTTTCCCCCAAATGAATGACCTGACCGCTTTGATCCCCAAGAATTTGAAATTCAATATGGCGAACGGGGTGAAGGTATTTTTCGAGATAAATTCTGGCATCTGAAAAAGATTTTTGGGCTTCCTGGGCAGCAGACTGTAAAGCGTTTTCAAGCTGTTCAGGGCCTTTCACCAGGCGCATGCCCCTGCCCCCTCCTCCGCCGACGGCCTTGACCAGCAGGGGATACCCCAAGGCCTCTGCCTGAGTTGATATCGCCTCAGGAGAAAGCCCCGTCAATGCAAAACCAGGTACCACAGGCAAGCCTGCTTCGAGGGCTTTTTCCCGCGCTGCTGTCTTTGCGCCCATGCTTTCAAGTACTGCCACAGAAGGGCCAATAAAGACCAGCCCCGCTTGCGCACAGGCGTTTGCGAAATGGGGGTTCTCGGCGAGAAAACCATAGCCTGGATGCAGGGCCTCTGCTCCCGCCTGCTTTGCGATTTCAAGCAGTCGGGGAATGTTCAAATAGGATGCGGATGCTGGAGCGGGCCCGATACAAAAGGCCCGATCTGCCTGGCTTACGTGGGGAGCTTCGCGATCGGCTTCTGAGTAAACCGCAAGGGTTTCAAGCCCCAGGCTCTGACAGGCCCGAATAATGCGACAGGCAATTTCCCCCCGGTTGGCGATCAGCACGCGTTGAAAGGCTTTGCTCACATTCTGAATACCCCATAGGCTTCGCTGCCTTCAATGCCTGCCTGATAAACGGTTGAAAGCGTAATTCCCAGCACATGCCGGGTATCACAGGGATGCACCACCCCATCATCCCAAATCCGGGAAGTAGCGTACCAGATACTGGATTCTTCAAGCACCTGTTGATGAAGGCGTTCTCCCATCTGGGCCAGTTTCTTTTCATCCAGGTTTTTTCCGGCCTTGAGCGCAGCTTCTCTTTGCACTGAAGTCATGACTCCTGCCAGTTGTTCGGGGCCCATGACAGCGATACGGGCATGGGGCCAGGCAAATAAGAAGCGGGGTTGATAGGAGCGGCCGCACATGCCATAGTTGCCAGCCCCATAGGAAGCCCCTACCAAAAATGTAATTGCGGGTACCTGGCTGTTTGAGATGGCATTGATCAGCTTAGCGCCATTTTTAATAATGCCCCCGGCTTCATATTCACGGCCCACCATGAAACCTGTGATGTTTTGAAAAAAGAGCAACGGAATTTTTCGTTGGTTGCAGAGCTGAATAAAGTGAACGCCTTTTTCCGCAGATTGTGAAAACAAAACCCCATTATTGGCTAGAATGCCGACCGGATAGCCATAGATTGTGCCAAAGCCTGTCACCAGGGTTTCGCCGTACTCGGGCTTAAATTCTGCGAATGCCGATCCGTCAAGGATACGTGCCAAGAGTTCGCGAATATCATAGGGCTTTCGAGGGTCGGGTGGGATCAAGCCGAGCAGTTCTTCTATCGGAAATAGAGGGGGGGCAGCAGGCTGGGGAGGAGAGAACGCTGTATTTTGAAAAAACAGGGTTTCGACCGCTTCGCGTGCCAAAAGCAAAGCTTCCTGCTCTGAGTTGGCAATCGCATCAGCAAGGCCCGATTGTCGGGCATGCATTTCGGCTCCCCCCAGGCTTTCTTCATCTACCTTTTCGCCTGTGGCCATGCGCACCAGGGGCGGCCCTGCCAAAAAGGCCTTGGCCTGATTGCGCACCATAATGACCAAATCTGACATGCCCGGAATATAGGCACCCCCCGCTGTGCAGGAGCCAAAAACGATAGAAATACTGGGAATGCCCTGGCGGGAGCGTCTGGCAATATTGCGAAACGCAGCACCGCCCGCATTGAATATTTCAGCCTGGTGGGTCAAATCTGCACCTGCAGATTCAATCAGATAGAGCAGAGGCAATTTGTTTTCTTCTGCAATTTGATCCAGTCTCAACCCTTTTTGAACCGTGACGGCGTTCATGGCTCCGCCTCGGATGGTGGGGACACTGGCGTTGATCGCGCAGTCGCGGCCAGAAACCCGCCCTATTCCTGCAACCATGGAGGCCCCCACCGTGCTTTGGGCCTGATTGAGGCCAGCAAGGGGCATGAGTTCAAGGAAATAGCTGTCTGGATCGAGAAGCCCTTCTACCCGTTCACGTGCTGTGAGTTTGCCCTGTTGGCGGTGGCGATTCAAATATTTTTCATCACCCTGCCAAAGCGCTTGGTTTTGATAGTCTTGAAAGGTGAAGAGAATTTCCTGCCAGGCTTCTTGATTGTTTTGGTAGGCTTCACTGTTTTTTCGGGGGTGACTGCTGAGTGTTCGCATGGTTTATGTATCTTCCCCGGAAAATCGTTTTCTCAGGGGGACATGTGAAAATGCTTGAGCTTGAACGTGCATGCCTCTGATTTTAACAGAAAAAGGTTCGAAATCCCAGAGGGGGTCAGGCCCCCATCAGCGCCGATAATTTCTCAACGGCCCAGGCCTGGTAAGGATGTTTGAGCTTTGCAATCGCATCGGGAAGCGAGAGCCAATGCAATTCATGTTGATCTTCGCCCGCTGCTTGCTTTTCTGTATTAAATTCAGCCAGAAAAAAATGTCCCAATTTAAACAGTACCCGATCCCGTCCCACCAGATATTGGCCCGCTTGTCCGAGGTACCAAAGCATTTCAATGCCATAGCCTGTTTCTTCTTGAACTTCACGTTCAAGACAAGATTCGAGCCCTTCTTTGCCCTCCTGCCCCCCGCCTGGAAGATACCAGCCTTCGGGAAGTTTCAAAACGGCAAGACAACCCACTGAGTTGAGAATCAGCGCATAGGCCCCTGGACGTTTGACCAGCGGCAGATGGGGCAAGTTTTCGCCAAAACATGGAATTTTTTCGTTCATATGCTCTCCTTACGGTGATAATACACCGTATCGAGCCCCCATGAAAAGAATTGTTTTTGGGTAAAGAGCAGTTTTAACTCTGGGCTGGGGATCGGGCGCGCAGTCGAAATCACACGGGCCTCTGCGGGCAGTTCTCTCAATTTGAGAATCAGACGCTCCAGCCATTCCTGATCCAAACAGTTGGCCGTTACATAAACAATACTGGCCTCGTGCAAATCTGTATCAAAAATATTCTGGTGTCTAAATTCAATATTTTTTAAGCCGAGTTTTTGCACGACACTTTGCGCATTGCTGATAAAGGGGGCGATCAGGTCGACCCCTACTGCTTTCATGCCATATTCGGCCTGGGCAAAGAAGACATTCCGACCCGTGCCGCAGCCCAAATCATAAAAGATATCATCCGGTCTGGCTTCAATATTTTTGAGTGAAGCACCAATCCCAAACCATGAGGTCTCTCCATAGGTCAGGCGGTAGAGGGTTTCTGGCCCGGTAATTTTGACTCCTTCGGTAAGGGCGATCCAGAATTGACTGGGATACAGATAAATTCGCGCCAAGAGCTTTTCACTGGCCAGCAGCGCAGGGTGACCCAAATGCATAAGTAATTCTGAGCTGTTGAGAAAGAGAAAATAGCACCAATTGCTGAAATATATCAACATGCGGCTGAAAAAACTCCAGGGGGTTGCCAGATTCCAACGGTAGCCCGGCCTGAAATAGGCCTTCAGGCAATTGAAATAAAAACCCGCCAGGGAAAGCAGTTTAATCGGCACGGGTGACGATCAGCTCCGGTTTGACAGGGGCACGACGGTTCAGTAAACGAATTGCCCGAATCAATTCTTCTGCCCGCTCAGGGATAGCGTGTACAGGCTTTCTGATTAAGGCTTGAAACTCGGTCAGGGTCATATCATCTAAGAAGCGCTTTTCTTCATTTCTGACCATCACTTCTGGAATCCAGATTTCATCTCCCAACTCAGCACCTGCTGCTTCGGCGAGTAAATCTTGCGCCATTAGGAGACCTGAAACCGTGATTCCGGCTCCCCAAAAGCGACTGCGACAGCGCAAGAGTTGAAAGCTCAGATTTTTAACCTGTTGCTCAGCTTCTTTGAGCAGGGGCGCGATAATATCTGCACCAATTTGGCCTGTCATGATCGTAATGCGATGTTTTTTCTTTAAACTTTTGGGCAGTTGATGTTGGTTGAGATGAAATTGATCGATAAAACGGCGGGCCCCCCCGACTCCATCTTCCATCTGTTCAAAACTGCCGTAATGTTCAAAGGGCGGATAGGGTTGGTTCGTCATCCAATAGAATTCATCGCCCAGACGAATCAAAGGATCCCCGTGCAATTTTTTCGCTTTTTCTTGCCAGGGTTTGACCTGGGCCATGATCTCTAAGGCCATTTGGGGAGAAACCGGGGGCAGTTGCGGCAAATGTGTACGGTAATCGGTCATGCCCAAGGGCACGACCGAAACGCTTAAAACGTGTGGATAATAGGCAATCAGTTTTTCCAGGGTATGATCCAGGTCTTTGCCGTCGTTATAACCTGGACAGAGCACGATTTGAGTATGCACTTCAATCCCATGTTCAAACAGGCTTTCCAATTGTTGTCGAATGCGCCCGGCCCGAGAATTGACAATTATTTTACGCCGCACGCTGGGGCTCATCGAATGTACAGATACATTGAGGGGACTGAGTTGTTCTGCATAAATTCTGTGCCAATCAGAAGGCGATAAATTGGTGAGGGTAATGAAGTTTCCCTGAATAAAGGAATAACGGAAATCATCATCCCGAATAAACAGCGTTCGGCGTAAGCCTTTGGGCTGTTGGTGGATAAAACAAAAAACACAACGGTTTTCGCATTCAACGATATCTTCTAGCGGTTCTGGACTGGGAATCATGCCCAGAGGCTCGCCATATTCCCGTAGAATCTGAGTTTGGTATACCAAACCATCCGTTGCTCTGCGCAGCTCAAGTACCAGTTCTTCGTCAGAAGTCTGGTCAAAAAATGAGAGGAAATCACCCACTTCTTCATCATTGATGCGTAGGAGAATATCGCCTGTGGCAATACCTGCCTGGTCTGCAAGGGTATTTGGGGTTATACGAACGGGAAAGGGTTTGGGAGTATATCGGTGGCGTCTGGGCATCTGGGTTGCTCGGTATCAGTCAGGATTAATTCTCAGTTTACACTGCTTTGAGGCGTTTGGGGGAGCGGGATGGGATGTCGGAAAAGCCTTTCAGCCAGATGCGAATCTCTGAGTCTGTTGAGCCTCCGTTGGGTTTGAAGTAAGGACTGACCCGGTGAGGCTCAAAATCAGTTTGTGCCTGAAGCATTTGAATTCCGGCTGTCAAAAAAATCAGGTAGACTGGAAGGGTCTTTCACCAGCGATCGCAAGTCTGAAGTACCCGGAGGAATGCCATGAGTGCCGATGCCCCTACCCTTTTGAATATTTACGAAAAAATGGTTCTGTGCCGCAGTTTGGACGATATTTTGGCTCAGACCCGTCATTTGGGCAATCCCTTTTATATCGGTTCTACTTTTGAAGAACCTTTGGTGACGGTGGGACTTCAAATGCGCTCTGGCTCGGGAATTGATTATGATATTCTCTCAGCCTATTACCGCTCACTTCCGCTGGTTTTGGGCATGGGTGTTCCCCCCCGTTCGATCATGCAACAGGCTGCAATGACTGAAACTGACCCTTTTTCAAAGGGGCGGCAGATGGTGAATCATTTTTCTGAACCCGATTTCAATATCATGCCAGTCTCTTCCTGCGTAACGGTTGAGGCTGGAAAAGGCTTCGCCTCTGCATTGATTCAAAAAATGCACAGCCAGGCCCCCGTTTTAACGGTGGTTCATCTGGGAGACGCCATGTGCGCTGAAGCAGATTTTTGGGTCATGATGCAGGAAATTTCACTGCGTGAGCTTCCCGTTTTGATATTGGTCAGTAACAATGGGGCAGGCATTCATACGCCCTATCAGCAAGGGTCGGCTGCTCCCTGTCAAAGTGCTTGGGGGCTGGCCTGCAAAGTTGCAACTTCTTCCCGCCCAGAAGATCCTGATTTGCTGAAATATGTTGAAAGCTTCAGCCCTGCAATGCCGACTGAAGTGCAGTTTCTCGACAGTCCCAAACCCGGTTGGAAATTGGTGGATGGTACCGATCTTCTGTCTGTATATGCTGCGTCTAAAACGGCCATTGACTATATTCGCAGAGAACGAAAACCCTTTTTGCTTGAGTTGCGCAGTGAACGCGGTCGCCACCACTCCTCTTCGAGCAATCCTTCGGGCCAGATCCTGGAACAGGTCAAAGATTGGGATCCGCTACAAAAATTTGAAACCCGCTTAATTCAGGACGGGCTGCTCACGCCAGATCAGGCAGATGCTATCCGCGCTAAAATCAAAGCCGATTTGATGCAAGAGGTAGAATCTGTCAAATCTGAAGCGCTTTCAGAGGATGCTTTTTCTGATATGTATTACAGTGGCCCTTTGAGCACCGTCTAATCTTGATCGAATTGTGGCATGGGGGTGGCGCGCATGAAATCTGAAAGTGACATTAAAAATTCATCCCAAGCACTTTCTCTGCCAAAGCGCAGCCCTTGGTAGTTTTTACCCAAATAGCTGCGATACTTTTCATCCGTCAGGGTTTGACCGGGTGGCATCAGAATCGAGAGGCCATTGGCTTTCGCACCAAAACTGTCGCGGGCGTGCAGGGTGACTTTTTCTTGGGCGCGGCGGGCATTGAGCACGGCAGCCTCAATTTGGGCATCATTGACCTGTTCCAGCAGCGCTGAGCCAAAGGCATAAAAATCCCGTAAATAATAGCCTTCATTGTTTTCTTTGAATCCCGGAACGGACAGGTAGGCTGCCCGGATTTGGCTGCCCAAAGCAGGCATTTTGGCGATTAAGGTCAAAGCCAATTGGTTGACCGCCGTTTTTAATTCCCGCATCTGATTGAGATCAAAGGCTGCCAAAGTGGTATAACCCATGGCTTTGCCCCCATTCTTAGCGAGGGCTTGAATCGACAGTTGACGGGCAATTTCACGTGGGGCGATTCCCTGACCCGCCATTTCGTCAAAACTGCGGGTCATGGTGAGATTGGAGTTTTCAACCGAATAGGAAACATCCTCTGAAGCCAGAGCGTAATTCACCGTTCCCTCCAATTCATAGAGGGCTTCCAAATTGCCCATTAAACAAGCTCTGAAATAGACTAGATCCAATTTTCGACCCCGTAAGGCCTGGCGCATGGCTTGGTTAAGCTGAGGGGGGGAAAGGGTTTTCTGTTGTTGCGAAGCGGGCAAGAGTTGCCCTTGGGGAGTGGTTTGTACCTTATCTGTGCCGATCCCCATCAGACCTGCGCCATGGGTATAAATCTGAAGATATTTGTATTGGGCAGGATAATGATCCAGGCTCCATTTGAGTACTTCTGAGAAAACCGCAGGGTTATTCGACTGTACTTCGCCGACACCCGGAGCGAGTACGCTTTGAGGAGCTCTGACCGTTTTGGGAGCATTGTCTGCGGCCTGAAGATAATAGAGACGGCTGTCTCCCATTTGATTGCCATCCCGAAAAACGAGATTGTAGACCTGGTTTTGCGGAAGATCGTCCATCATTTCAAGCATTTGCTGCGACCAAGGGCTTTGATGGCCTTCATCGTCAGCCATCATATAGGTCAATTTGACGGCACGGCGGGGTTCTTTGCCTACAGGCAAGAGCGGTTGAAGTTTAAAATTTTGATAGGCTCCTGCTTGGCTGATGCTCTGGCTCTGTGCCTGAAAAACAGCAGGCAGCGGTTTGAGGTTTGTGGCAGACAAGGGTGAATTGGCACAACCCGTGATCAAAAGGGTTGAAATCAGAGAACAGGAGATGGTTTGAATCAGGTTCATAATTCCTCTACGCTTGGGTTTCAATATACCCTATATCTTAGAAAAACAGAGTGTTCTGAAGCACTCAGATTTAAGCTTTGTTTATTATTTTGCTAATTTTTAAATTGAGTTCTGTCAACTTAGCTTCCCAAGGCTGATTCAAGCACTTCACGTTCAACCTCGCTGTTTTCACCCGCATTTTGAACCATGACATAATCGATCAAGGTGGGCGCGAATTCCATGAATTCTTCTTGGGTGGATAACTTGGCTAAATAGGCTTTTACTTCAGCTTTGAGTTGCGGGTCCTGGATCGACTCTGCACGTTGCCCAAGCTCAGATTGAAAGGCCCGCAGATCTTGCTGATCCTTTCTCAGATAGCGTTCGGGAGCCAATTCTGAATAACTGCTTGTGGATTGCGCTCTGGGAGGCAAAGTGGGCGGTTTTTTTAAGGCAATTCCAGCCCGTAAACGCGCATCGAATTCTGCTCTGGGCATCGAATCGAGTTCTCCCCAGGGGTTCATAAAATAGGCCTGTTTTGAATCCAATTTGCTCAAAAGCAGGGCATGTCCGCCATCCCCCCCTGTGGCACTGTCTCCCCAATCGAGGTCTACCAGCAAGGGGGTTTTGCCTTCTGAGACCATCCGTTCAGTGGCTTTCAGGACCTGTTCACGCGTTTCTGGGGGATCCGTGTAAATGGAATGGACACTGTCAATTCGCTCTTTGCCAAAAACACCTTCAATTAAATGCAGGGTTTCAGGAACGGTCAAGCCACCCGCTCCATTTCTTGGGGAGGGCAAAAAACTGCTTTTGGCTTGGTGTGCATCGGCCTGGTTATCGTAGTCGAGCTGGCTGCCATTGGCATACTCCATCAGAGCGGGCTGAATCAGACGGCTGGCAACAGAACGACCACTTTGATCACCTGTTTCAGTGCCGGAGACCCTCTGCAGAAAGGCTGAATCGATACGAGCACGTGCAGAGGGGCTTGCCAATTTTCTGACAGTGTCCAGGTAGGCCGCAGGATTGTCCATTGCCAGGAGGGCCTCAACCCGTGTGGCAGCACAGGTTCCTTTGCTGTGCTGGCTGATCTTTTCAGGGAAAGCAATATTTTGCAGGGCGCTGTTAAACAATTCCTCGGATTGGCTTTTCAGGGCAGGATCCAGGTTCTCTCCCGTGTTCAGTTTCTCGAGTGCCTCTAAAAGCCTGTCGTCGAGTTTGCCCTCGCGAATCAATTGGCTGAAGGAGCTGATGGGACTGTTAACATAATGCCCTTTTTCTCCTGCTGCAGTGCCTGATTGAGCGGTTCCCCCGCCTGCCCCTTGGATTTCGGGGCTGAGCGCATCAAGTGCACCTTTTGATGCCAGTATCTCAAGGGCGCGGTGTTGTTGTTCTGAACTGAGTTCAGAGAATTTTCCGCCTGAATTCTGATCCAAGACATAGCTCAGATCATTTTCGACAGCTTGATGGTAGGTGCTTTCCAGTTCCTGTGCCAAGGGTTTCTGGAGACTCACAGGCAGATAATCGGCATATCCAGCTGCGGTTTCCAATAAAAAGGCTTTGGGATCCGTGGTATCCAATTGGTTTTGGCTTTCAAAATAGCGTGAAATTGAGCTTAGATCTTCTGTTGCGCTGGGTTGTTCAAGCCTTTGAACCCGTTGAACAATCTCCACGACACCGGGCTCCTGACGTTTGGGCATTTGAAAGCTGCCCGGTTCAAAATCGGCTGTTTGTTGCAGATTGGGTTTGAGATCTACTTCTGTTGTGGGGGGGGGCGGATTTTCTGCGGGTGGGGCTTCGGCTTGGGGTGTTTCCCCGCTTACGTAGGATTGCGCATTTTCAAGCAATCCTGCTGCTTGGGCCTTGATTTCAGTCAGACTGGGAAGTTTGGGCAAGGACGGAAAAGACGGGAATTCCATACAAAACTCCATAAAATACAAGCTTATCTGCGTTTAGTATAGCTTTATTTTTCGCTTTTGGTTCGCTTCTTTCAAAGTCTCGCCCCTAAAATACAGGTAAAAAACTAAATTGAAGGAAGAAAAATCCTTTGCTTTTGTGCCATGAAGCGAAAGAACTATCTCATTTTTTCTGTTTCGGACTGGAAAGAAATCACATTTCAATAAAAGTCGGGGTAAAATGTGTAAGTGATACAATTGACTCTTCTCAAAGATCTTTGAGCCTGTATCAACAAATGACTGACGAGAGTAAACCCTTCTCATGATGACCAAAGAATTGAATGCACTGGCCCTATGCAATGTTTTGAAAGATATCGTGATCAAAGTCAATGACCATGAACTCGATGAATTGGGTTTGGCCAAAGGCATGATGCACTTGATGGATGAAGAAGCACAGCAGAAAATCCTGAATAAATTTCAAAACCGTGAAAAGACCTATGAAATGGGTGGTTCAGGAGCCAATATGATGCGTACTTTGGCTGTCTTGGGTCAAAAAGTCAGTCAGGCCGGTATGGTCGGCAATGATCAAAATGGCGAACTCTACCTCGAACGGATGCAGGAATTGGGCATTGTCAACAATATCCGTAAAGCCTCGATGGGAAGCACAGGAACCTCCATCGTTTTGATTTCACCTGATGGGGAACGCACCATGAATACCTGTTTGGGCATGAGCCGTTGTTATACCACCCAGGACATTCCGGAAGCAGATATTGCAAACTCAGAAATATTGGTGGTAACAGGCTATCAATGGGACACGAACAATCAAATTGAAGCCGTCAACCATGCTTTGCGAATCGCAAAACAAAACCATACCAAAATCGCTTTTGATCTTTCTGACCCTTTTTGTGTAGAACGCCACCGTGAAACCTTTCTGAATATTTTAGATGAATATGTAGATATCGTTTTTTCAAATTTAAAAGAAGCCAGCATGCTGACAGGCAAAGACCTTGAAGGCAGTCTTGAAACCTTGGGCGAACTCTGTGAAATTGTGGTTTTAAAATGTGGTTCAAAAGGTTCTTGGCTGAAAAACCGCGAAGAAAAGGTTTTCATCCCCTCGAATAAGGTCGCGGTTGTTGATACCACTGCTGCAGGTGATATGTATGCCGGTGGGTTTCTCTGTGGCTATCTGAACCAGCTAACTTTGCAGGAATGTGGACAGTTGGCTACATTTTGTGCTGAAACGGTAATTCAAAATGTAGGTGCCAAAATTCCTGAAAACCTGCTGGATTTAGCCCAGGCCCATTTGGCGGAACTGAAAACTTCAGCACATGTTTTGGCTCATAGTCAGGCTTAATTCTTCGTTTTAATCAGTTAATATTGCAGAAAAGCCCTGAACTTCAGGGCTTTTTTATCGGTAAAATTTAAGTTGAAACGGGTTTCTGCCTGAACAAAAGCGTTTACCAGGCCAGAATTTGTTTGGCCAGGCGTAAATTATCAGCTTCTTTTAAATTCGGAATGCCATTGCCATCTGAATCTTCACTGCTGAAGATTGAGCTATCCCCTACCAGGACGACCTTGCCTGCACCATAGAGTGCGCTTAGCACCACCCCAAATGAACCCGTATTGTCGAGAATACGAAAACTGTTTTTGCTTGAACGGGCCAGAATTTCAGCTGAGGGAGAGGTCGTGGTCTGGACACTCCCTGATTGATAGAATTTGAGCTGCGCGATGGATTGGGTAATGGCATGGGGCGTGAATTGATCCACCGTTAAATAACCTGAACCAGAATCTCGCAAGCTATCCGCACCCATGCTCAGGCCATAAGGGGCCAAAAGCAAATTGACAGCTTGAGCATCAAAAC encodes the following:
- a CDS encoding DUF512 domain-containing protein gives rise to the protein MPRRHRYTPKPFPVRITPNTLADQAGIATGDILLRINDEEVGDFLSFFDQTSDEELVLELRRATDGLVYQTQILREYGEPLGMIPSPEPLEDIVECENRCVFCFIHQQPKGLRRTLFIRDDDFRYSFIQGNFITLTNLSPSDWHRIYAEQLSPLNVSVHSMSPSVRRKIIVNSRAGRIRQQLESLFEHGIEVHTQIVLCPGYNDGKDLDHTLEKLIAYYPHVLSVSVVPLGMTDYRTHLPQLPPVSPQMALEIMAQVKPWQEKAKKLHGDPLIRLGDEFYWMTNQPYPPFEHYGSFEQMEDGVGGARRFIDQFHLNQHQLPKSLKKKHRITIMTGQIGADIIAPLLKEAEQQVKNLSFQLLRCRSRFWGAGITVSGLLMAQDLLAEAAGAELGDEIWIPEVMVRNEEKRFLDDMTLTEFQALIRKPVHAIPERAEELIRAIRLLNRRAPVKPELIVTRAD
- a CDS encoding acetyl-CoA carboxylase carboxyltransferase subunit, whose protein sequence is MRTLSSHPRKNSEAYQNNQEAWQEILFTFQDYQNQALWQGDEKYLNRHRQQGKLTARERVEGLLDPDSYFLELMPLAGLNQAQSTVGASMVAGIGRVSGRDCAINASVPTIRGGAMNAVTVQKGLRLDQIAEENKLPLLYLIESAGADLTHQAEIFNAGGAAFRNIARRSRQGIPSISIVFGSCTAGGAYIPGMSDLVIMVRNQAKAFLAGPPLVRMATGEKVDEESLGGAEMHARQSGLADAIANSEQEALLLAREAVETLFFQNTAFSPPQPAAPPLFPIEELLGLIPPDPRKPYDIRELLARILDGSAFAEFKPEYGETLVTGFGTIYGYPVGILANNGVLFSQSAEKGVHFIQLCNQRKIPLLFFQNITGFMVGREYEAGGIIKNGAKLINAISNSQVPAITFLVGASYGAGNYGMCGRSYQPRFLFAWPHARIAVMGPEQLAGVMTSVQREAALKAGKNLDEKKLAQMGERLHQQVLEESSIWYATSRIWDDGVVHPCDTRHVLGITLSTVYQAGIEGSEAYGVFRM
- a CDS encoding adenosine kinase, with amino-acid sequence MMTKELNALALCNVLKDIVIKVNDHELDELGLAKGMMHLMDEEAQQKILNKFQNREKTYEMGGSGANMMRTLAVLGQKVSQAGMVGNDQNGELYLERMQELGIVNNIRKASMGSTGTSIVLISPDGERTMNTCLGMSRCYTTQDIPEADIANSEILVVTGYQWDTNNQIEAVNHALRIAKQNHTKIAFDLSDPFCVERHRETFLNILDEYVDIVFSNLKEASMLTGKDLEGSLETLGELCEIVVLKCGSKGSWLKNREEKVFIPSNKVAVVDTTAAGDMYAGGFLCGYLNQLTLQECGQLATFCAETVIQNVGAKIPENLLDLAQAHLAELKTSAHVLAHSQA
- a CDS encoding DNA mismatch repair protein MutT, which translates into the protein MNEKIPCFGENLPHLPLVKRPGAYALILNSVGCLAVLKLPEGWYLPGGGQEGKEGLESCLEREVQEETGYGIEMLWYLGQAGQYLVGRDRVLFKLGHFFLAEFNTEKQAAGEDQHELHWLSLPDAIAKLKHPYQAWAVEKLSALMGA
- a CDS encoding 3-methylcrotonyl-CoA carboxylase, encoding MSKAFQRVLIANRGEIACRIIRACQSLGLETLAVYSEADREAPHVSQADRAFCIGPAPASASYLNIPRLLEIAKQAGAEALHPGYGFLAENPHFANACAQAGLVFIGPSVAVLESMGAKTAAREKALEAGLPVVPGFALTGLSPEAISTQAEALGYPLLVKAVGGGGGRGMRLVKGPEQLENALQSAAQEAQKSFSDARIYLEKYLHPVRHIEFQILGDQSGQVIHLGERECSIQRRYQKIIEEAPAPHFHPKLREAMGESALKLARLLHYVGAGTIEFILDSEDHYYFLEVNPRIQVEHPVTEAITGLDLVQWQIRLAQGEPLPLSQAEVQLKGHALEVRICAEDAQADFCPATGQMKVWELPGQLRIENGIQAGQVISSWYDSLLAKMISHADNREQALAQMKAALRKTRALGVSTNLQFLEAVCSDPEFQSGNLHTRWLESKTFPSRLPEALWMAALIWRLNSRLLSPLHLLGLPKGWRNLKGAAQHEFFRYHEKEIALTYRDLGNQRMEYLKDQSTEIFEILGFDSETLTFEYQNERFHVRYCFQDQRLWLYHPSWGNLSLEPLARLRVQPPQTKDTQDFHAQMPGRVLKIVAEIGKVVNEGETLLILESMKMETALLAPGSGKIIQCFVDADSPVTRGQKLLLFQLNSEDEASPVSPQG